The Paramisgurnus dabryanus chromosome 1, PD_genome_1.1, whole genome shotgun sequence genome includes a window with the following:
- the tbx6 gene encoding T-box transcription factor TBX6 isoform X2, whose protein sequence is MLGVEMYPSLALGPQRLGDCFYRDREPSAHVPLYPTTCDMAARGLPPRLLQPPPATVETPGNPQDTVKMELENASLWKQFSSVGTEMIVTKKGRRMFPQLRVKLSGLNPSLRYILLLDIVPVDSSRYRFQDNSWQVVGGAEARLPDRVFIHPDSPATGEHWQNRTISFHRAKLTNNTLDAQGYVILHSLHRYQPRIHVIEARDVLMWGRAQHSFTFPETQFITVTAYQNSKITDLKINSNPFAKGFRENGMNCKKQREARLKRKNTPNQEESLDIESCDPCDSTEVLQQSVELTNSALSMINTGLPITGQNFHTDVQSLQEQTVSGQPLVLSQAFLTSEVSDIPSSMESQQQTTSDNNVNNTMMDGSGQMMDLPAYMSTFPTTQLSSSVHPSVPMPQSSSIYSGVSSTQNSDLELPQDSTTGSPPSMSTYSSILSSDFSSQISSTTLPSSATSPPGSSYPPLSHCTSPHLLPPSSYHSLLPPDQCQDNLSPHTPTDPTFQSIPPSSCHRSGLTIDPAQNQVDEGGLSSSNASTPVDQNSTQTSFPFPPVQSSNDPDPTSPPCQTLPQTALPFPAVAQCNSNPNLTPSEPNMTLTAFPFPPAQSTPNTIMTPSNSNTTVFPFPHVQQNHSHHLNTYGSTQIPTAGSFTLPQSLPTSCLSTVTSVTNPIYPTAGPFSLQPTNVVHQGHIQAVSSTLHPATAYQVPAFPESFPKYNTPGSNPGPKSHPSYPFSTHLPSGPHPLQSLTLPSSNSIHSVPRIPNTAQIQFTQSYPNPSLSHIPPQTANPSQISSQSFPPIQSSNTSHLVHASLPNPHVAPTSAHAQCTASSNAYPAVAPTEIGTFSQVNSAAPYLPDMILHPSLLPPLDPSLSSSAPPSIYNPFPSYSVRLCQDPRSSLHLPLRHIYRQPQHAHAHGQGSYFDLGGRAVF, encoded by the exons ATGCTAGGTGTGGAAATGTATCCTAGTTTGGCTCTGGGACCACAGAGACTGGGCGACTGCTTTTACAGAG ATCGTGAGCCGTCAGCACATGTGCCGTTATACCCAACAACATGTGACATGGCTGCTCGTGGCCTTCCTCCGCGGCTGCTGCAGCCGCCTCCTGCCACTGTCGAGACACCTGGGAATCCTCAGGATACTGTCAAAATGGAACTTGAGAATGCATCATTGTGGAAGCAATTCAGTTCAGTTGGCACCGAGATGATTGTTACAAAGAAGGGCAG GAGAATGTTTCCACAGCTGCGAGTGAAATTGTCAGGATTGAACCCATCACTGCGTTACATTCTTCTTTTGGACATTGTACCTGTCGATTCCTCTCGCTACCGTTTTCAGGACAACAGCTGGCAGGTTGTAGGTGGGGCAGAGGCTCGGCTACCAGACCGCGTCTTTATCCACCCAGATTCACCTGCGACTGGAGAGCACTGGCAGAACCGAACCATATCCTTCCACCGGGCCAAGCTCACCAATAACACATTAGACGCACAAGGATAT GTCATCCTCCACTCCCTCCATCGATACCAGCCACGCATCCATGTGATTGAAGCACGAGATGTGCTGATGTGGGGAAGAGCTCAGCACTCCTTCACCTTTCCTGAAACACAGTTCATTACGGTCACTGCATACCAGAACAGCAAG ATCACTGACCTAAAGATCAACTCCAATCCTTTTGCAAAAGGCTTTAGAGAGAATGGAATGAACTGCAAGAA ACAAAGAGAGGCAAGGTTAAAGAGGAAAAATACTCCCAATCAAGAGGAGTCCCTGGATATTG AGTCATGTGACCCTTGTGATTCTACTGAGGTCCTCCAACAATCTGTGGAACTTACAAATTCTGCCCTGTCAATGATAAATACTGGCCTTCCTATCACAGGCCAAAACTTTCACACAGATGTACAATCTCTGCAAGAACAGACAGTCTCTGGCCAACCACTTGTCCTTAGTCAAGCATTTTTGACTTCTGAGGTGTCTGACATTCCCTCTTCAATGGAGAGTCAACAGCAAACAACCTCGGacaataatgtaaacaacaccaTGATGGATGG GTCTGGTCAAATGATGGACCTTCCTGCATACATGTCAACTTTTCCAACCACTCAGCTCAGCTCCTCAGTGCACCCATCAGTACCTATGCCTCAGTCATCTTCCATCTATTCTGGTGTGTCCTCCACACAGAATTCTGACCTTGAGCTTCCTCAGGACTCCACTACTGGCTCTCCACCCTCTATGTCCACATATTCATCTATACTTTCATCAGATTTTTCTTCTCAGATCTCCTCCACTACTTTACCATCATCTGCAACCTCTCCTCCAGGCTCTTCTTACCCTCCTCTATCTCATTGCACCTCTCCGCACCTTCTACCACCTTCATCATATCACTCTCTTCTTCCACCGGACCAGTGTCAGGACAACTTAAGTCCCCATACACCTACAGATCCAACTTTCCAGTCTATCCCACCTTCCTCTTGTCACCGTTCTGGGTTAACTATTGACCCTGCTCAAAATCAAGTAGATGAAGGTGGATTAAGCTCCTCCAACGCATCAACTCCTGTTGACCAAAACTCAACTCAAACATCTTTTCCCTTTCCTCCGGTGCAGTCCTCAAACGATCCTGACCCAACATCCCCTCCATGCCAAACCCTGCCCCAAACTGCCCTCCCCTTCCCCGCTGTGGCACAGTGCAACTCCAACCCCAATCTTACCCCATCTGAACCAAACATGACCCTAACTGCTTTTCCATTTCCTCCAGCACAGTCCACTCCTAACACTATAATGACTCCCTCCAATTCCAACACAACTGTCTTCCCCTTTCCCCATGTTCAACAGAATCATAGCCACCACCTCAATACTTATGGATCTACCCAAATTCCAACAGCTGGTTCTTTTACACTTCCACAATCATTACCTACTTCTTGTCTGAGCACTGTCACATCAGTTACAAACCCAATTTATCCAACAGCTGGCCCTTTTTCCCTCCAACCCACCAATGTTGTCCATCAAGGCCATATACAGGCTGTTTCCAGCACACTTCACCCTGCCACAGCATATCAAGTACCGGCATTCCCCGAATCTTTTCCCAAGTACAACACTCCTGGATCTAATCCTGGTCCAAAATCTCACCCTTCTTACCCCTTCTCCACTCACCTTCCATCTGGTCCACATCCACTTCAGAGCCTAACTCTGCCATCATCCAACTCAATTCATAGCGTTCCTAGAATCCCTAACACGGCCCAAATTCAATTTACACAGTCATATCCTAATCCCTCCCTCTCTCACATTCCTCCCCAAACAGCAAACCCTTCCCAGATCTCATCTCAGTCCTTTCCTCCCATTCAATCATCAAACACCTCTCATTTAGTGCATGCTTCCCTTCCAAATCCCCATGTTGCTCCCACCTCAGCCCATGCACAATGCACTGCCTCTTCAAATGCATACCCCGCTGTTGCTCCCACTGAGATAGGCACCTTCTCCCAGGTGAATTCTGCTGCCCCCTATCTACCAGATATGATACTGCACCCTTCTTTGCTCCCTCCTCTGGATCCTTCACTTTCCTCTTCTGCCCCACCCTCCATTTATAATCCCTTTCCCTCCTACTCGGTACGTCTTTGCCAGGACCCACGATCTTCCCTGCATTTACCCCTCAGGCATATTTATAGACAGCCACAGCATGCCCATGCTCATGGTCAGGGGTCTTACTTTGATCTTGGAGGAAGAGCTGTGTTCTGA
- the tbx6 gene encoding T-box transcription factor TBX6 isoform X1 encodes MAARGLPPRLLQPPPATVETPGNPQDTVKMELENASLWKQFSSVGTEMIVTKKGRRMFPQLRVKLSGLNPSLRYILLLDIVPVDSSRYRFQDNSWQVVGGAEARLPDRVFIHPDSPATGEHWQNRTISFHRAKLTNNTLDAQGYVILHSLHRYQPRIHVIEARDVLMWGRAQHSFTFPETQFITVTAYQNSKITDLKINSNPFAKGFRENGMNCKKQREARLKRKNTPNQEESLDIESCDPCDSTEVLQQSVELTNSALSMINTGLPITGQNFHTDVQSLQEQTVSGQPLVLSQAFLTSEVSDIPSSMESQQQTTSDNNVNNTMMDGSGQMMDLPAYMSTFPTTQLSSSVHPSVPMPQSSSIYSGVSSTQNSDLELPQDSTTGSPPSMSTYSSILSSDFSSQISSTTLPSSATSPPGSSYPPLSHCTSPHLLPPSSYHSLLPPDQCQDNLSPHTPTDPTFQSIPPSSCHRSGLTIDPAQNQVDEGGLSSSNASTPVDQNSTQTSFPFPPVQSSNDPDPTSPPCQTLPQTALPFPAVAQCNSNPNLTPSEPNMTLTAFPFPPAQSTPNTIMTPSNSNTTVFPFPHVQQNHSHHLNTYGSTQIPTAGSFTLPQSLPTSCLSTVTSVTNPIYPTAGPFSLQPTNVVHQGHIQAVSSTLHPATAYQVPAFPESFPKYNTPGSNPGPKSHPSYPFSTHLPSGPHPLQSLTLPSSNSIHSVPRIPNTAQIQFTQSYPNPSLSHIPPQTANPSQISSQSFPPIQSSNTSHLVHASLPNPHVAPTSAHAQCTASSNAYPAVAPTEIGTFSQVNSAAPYLPDMILHPSLLPPLDPSLSSSAPPSIYNPFPSYSVRLCQDPRSSLHLPLRHIYRQPQHAHAHGQGSYFDLGGRAVF; translated from the exons ATGGCTGCTCGTGGCCTTCCTCCGCGGCTGCTGCAGCCGCCTCCTGCCACTGTCGAGACACCTGGGAATCCTCAGGATACTGTCAAAATGGAACTTGAGAATGCATCATTGTGGAAGCAATTCAGTTCAGTTGGCACCGAGATGATTGTTACAAAGAAGGGCAG GAGAATGTTTCCACAGCTGCGAGTGAAATTGTCAGGATTGAACCCATCACTGCGTTACATTCTTCTTTTGGACATTGTACCTGTCGATTCCTCTCGCTACCGTTTTCAGGACAACAGCTGGCAGGTTGTAGGTGGGGCAGAGGCTCGGCTACCAGACCGCGTCTTTATCCACCCAGATTCACCTGCGACTGGAGAGCACTGGCAGAACCGAACCATATCCTTCCACCGGGCCAAGCTCACCAATAACACATTAGACGCACAAGGATAT GTCATCCTCCACTCCCTCCATCGATACCAGCCACGCATCCATGTGATTGAAGCACGAGATGTGCTGATGTGGGGAAGAGCTCAGCACTCCTTCACCTTTCCTGAAACACAGTTCATTACGGTCACTGCATACCAGAACAGCAAG ATCACTGACCTAAAGATCAACTCCAATCCTTTTGCAAAAGGCTTTAGAGAGAATGGAATGAACTGCAAGAA ACAAAGAGAGGCAAGGTTAAAGAGGAAAAATACTCCCAATCAAGAGGAGTCCCTGGATATTG AGTCATGTGACCCTTGTGATTCTACTGAGGTCCTCCAACAATCTGTGGAACTTACAAATTCTGCCCTGTCAATGATAAATACTGGCCTTCCTATCACAGGCCAAAACTTTCACACAGATGTACAATCTCTGCAAGAACAGACAGTCTCTGGCCAACCACTTGTCCTTAGTCAAGCATTTTTGACTTCTGAGGTGTCTGACATTCCCTCTTCAATGGAGAGTCAACAGCAAACAACCTCGGacaataatgtaaacaacaccaTGATGGATGG GTCTGGTCAAATGATGGACCTTCCTGCATACATGTCAACTTTTCCAACCACTCAGCTCAGCTCCTCAGTGCACCCATCAGTACCTATGCCTCAGTCATCTTCCATCTATTCTGGTGTGTCCTCCACACAGAATTCTGACCTTGAGCTTCCTCAGGACTCCACTACTGGCTCTCCACCCTCTATGTCCACATATTCATCTATACTTTCATCAGATTTTTCTTCTCAGATCTCCTCCACTACTTTACCATCATCTGCAACCTCTCCTCCAGGCTCTTCTTACCCTCCTCTATCTCATTGCACCTCTCCGCACCTTCTACCACCTTCATCATATCACTCTCTTCTTCCACCGGACCAGTGTCAGGACAACTTAAGTCCCCATACACCTACAGATCCAACTTTCCAGTCTATCCCACCTTCCTCTTGTCACCGTTCTGGGTTAACTATTGACCCTGCTCAAAATCAAGTAGATGAAGGTGGATTAAGCTCCTCCAACGCATCAACTCCTGTTGACCAAAACTCAACTCAAACATCTTTTCCCTTTCCTCCGGTGCAGTCCTCAAACGATCCTGACCCAACATCCCCTCCATGCCAAACCCTGCCCCAAACTGCCCTCCCCTTCCCCGCTGTGGCACAGTGCAACTCCAACCCCAATCTTACCCCATCTGAACCAAACATGACCCTAACTGCTTTTCCATTTCCTCCAGCACAGTCCACTCCTAACACTATAATGACTCCCTCCAATTCCAACACAACTGTCTTCCCCTTTCCCCATGTTCAACAGAATCATAGCCACCACCTCAATACTTATGGATCTACCCAAATTCCAACAGCTGGTTCTTTTACACTTCCACAATCATTACCTACTTCTTGTCTGAGCACTGTCACATCAGTTACAAACCCAATTTATCCAACAGCTGGCCCTTTTTCCCTCCAACCCACCAATGTTGTCCATCAAGGCCATATACAGGCTGTTTCCAGCACACTTCACCCTGCCACAGCATATCAAGTACCGGCATTCCCCGAATCTTTTCCCAAGTACAACACTCCTGGATCTAATCCTGGTCCAAAATCTCACCCTTCTTACCCCTTCTCCACTCACCTTCCATCTGGTCCACATCCACTTCAGAGCCTAACTCTGCCATCATCCAACTCAATTCATAGCGTTCCTAGAATCCCTAACACGGCCCAAATTCAATTTACACAGTCATATCCTAATCCCTCCCTCTCTCACATTCCTCCCCAAACAGCAAACCCTTCCCAGATCTCATCTCAGTCCTTTCCTCCCATTCAATCATCAAACACCTCTCATTTAGTGCATGCTTCCCTTCCAAATCCCCATGTTGCTCCCACCTCAGCCCATGCACAATGCACTGCCTCTTCAAATGCATACCCCGCTGTTGCTCCCACTGAGATAGGCACCTTCTCCCAGGTGAATTCTGCTGCCCCCTATCTACCAGATATGATACTGCACCCTTCTTTGCTCCCTCCTCTGGATCCTTCACTTTCCTCTTCTGCCCCACCCTCCATTTATAATCCCTTTCCCTCCTACTCGGTACGTCTTTGCCAGGACCCACGATCTTCCCTGCATTTACCCCTCAGGCATATTTATAGACAGCCACAGCATGCCCATGCTCATGGTCAGGGGTCTTACTTTGATCTTGGAGGAAGAGCTGTGTTCTGA